A genomic stretch from Macaca nemestrina isolate mMacNem1 chromosome 16, mMacNem.hap1, whole genome shotgun sequence includes:
- the LOC105490245 gene encoding potassium-transporting ATPase alpha chain 2, translating to MSQQTPEIYSVELSGTKDIVKTDKGDGKKYRGLKNNCLERKKKNHKEEFQKELHLDDHKLSNRELEKKYGTDIITGLSSTRAAELLARDGPNSLTPPKQTPEIVKFLKQMVGGFSVLLWVGAFLCWIAFGIEYSSNKSASLNNVYLGSVLVLVVIFTGIFAYYQEAKSTNIMSSFKKMIPQQALVIRDSEKKSIPSEQLVVGDIVEVKGGDQIPADIRVLSSQGCRVDNSSLTGESEPQPRSSEFTHENPLETKNICFYSTTCLEGTITGMVINTGDRTIIGHIASLASGVGNEKTPIAIEIEHFVHIVAGVAVSIGILFFIIAVSMNYRVLDSIIFLIGIIVANVPEGLLATVTVTLSLTAKRMAKKNCLVKNLEAVETLGSTSIICSDKTGTLTQNRMTVAHLWFDNQIFVADTSENHSNQVFDQSSRTWASLSKIITLCNRAEFKPGQENVPIMKKAVIGDASETALLKFSEVILGDVMEIRKRNRKVAEIPFNSTNKFQLSIHETDDPHDKRFLMVMKGAPERILEKCSTIMINGEEHPLDESTAKAFHTAYMELGGLGERVLGFCHLYLPAHEFPETYKFDTDAMNFPTSNLCFVGLLSMIDPPRSTVPDAVTKCRSAGIKVIMVTGDHPITAKAIAKSVGIISANSETVEDIARRLSIAVEQVNKWDAKAAVVTGMELKDMSSEQVDEILANYQEIVFARTSPQQKLIIVEGCQRQDAVVAVTGDGVNDSPALKKADIGVAMGIAGSDAAKNAADMVLLDDNFASIVTGVEEGRLIFDNLKKTIAYTLTKNIAELCPFLIYIIVGLPLPIGTITILFIDLGTDIIPSIALAYEKAESDIMNRKPRHKKKDRLVNQPLAVYSYLHIGLMQALGAFLVYFTVYAQEGFLPRSLINLRVEWEKDYVNDLEDSYGQEWTRYQRAYLEWTGYTAFFVGILVQQIADLIIRKTRRNSIFQQGLFRNKVIWVGIASQIVIGLVLSYGLGSVTALSFTMLRAQYWFVAVPHAILIWVYDEVRKLFIRLYPGSWWDKNMYY from the exons ATGTCCCAG CAAACCCCAGAAATTTACTCCGTGGAGCTCAGCGGAACTAAGGACATCGTGAAAACAGACAAGGGGGATGGCAAGAAGTACAGGGGTCTGAAGAACAACTGCCTGGAAcgcaaaaagaaaaatcacaaagagGAGTTTCAGAAAGAACTTCATCTG GATGACCACAAACTCAGCAATAGGGAATTGGAAAAGAAATATGGCACAGACATCATTACG GGTCTCTCCAGCACCAGAGCCGCCGAGCTCCTGGCCCGGGATGGGCCCAACTCCCTCACCCCTCCCAAGCAGACGCCTGAGATCGTCAAGTTCCTCAAGCAGATGGTGGGGGGGTTCTCTGTCCTCCTGTGGGTGGGCGCCTTTCTCTGTTGGATCGCATTCGGGATTGAGTACTCCAGCAACAAGTCTGCATCCCTGAACAAC GTGTACTTGGGCTCTGTGCTTGTCCTGGTGGTCATTTTCACGGGGATCTTTGCTTATTACCAAGAGGCAAAAAGCACCAACATCATGTCCAGCTTCAAAAAGATGATCCCTCAG CAAGCTCTGGTCATCCGCGATTCCGAGAAGAAGAGCATCCCTTCAGAGCAGCTGGTGGTGGGGGACATTGTGGAGGTCAAAGGAGGAGACCAGATCCCCGCAGACATCAGGGTGCTGTCTTCTCAGGGGTGCCGG GTGGATAACTCCTCTCTCACGGGGGAATCTGAGCCCCAGCCCCGCTCCTCTGAGTTTACCCATGAAAACCCCCTGGAAACGAAGAACATCTGCTTCTATTCCACAACGTGTCTGGAAG GCACCATCACCGGCATGGTCATCAACACGGGTGACCGCACCATCATTGGCCATATCGCCTCTTTGGCCTCAGGAGTTGGAAATGAGAAGACGCCCATTGCCATTGAGATCGAGCACTTCGTTCACATTGTGGCAGGAGTGGCTGTCTCCATCGGCATCCTTTTCTTCATCATCGCAGTGTCCATGAATTATCGAGTCCTGGATTCCATCATCTTCCTCATTGGCATCATTGTGGCCAATGTGCCCGAGGGCCTCCTGGCCACGGTCACT GTGACCCTGTCGCTGACAGCAAAACGGATGGCCAAGAAGAACTGCCTGGTGAAGAACCTGGAGGCTGTGGAGACCCTCGGCTCCACCTCCATCATCTGCTCAGACAAGACCGGGACACTGACCCAGAACAGGATGACAGTGGCCCATCTGTGGTTCGACAATCAGATCTTTGTGGCTGACACCAGTGAAAACCATTCAA ACCAGGTCTTTGACCAAAGCTCTAGGACTTGGGCCTCCTTATCCAAGATAATAACATTGTGTAACCGAGCTGAGTTCAAGCCAGGACAGGAAAATGTTCCCATCATGAAG AAAGCTGTGATTGGAGATGCctcagaaactgctcttttaaaatTCTCAGAGGTCATTTTGGGTGATGTgatggaaattagaaaaagaaaccGCAAAGTAGCTGAAATCCCTTTTAACTCTACTAATAAATTTCAG CTCTCCATCCACGAGACAGATGACCCCCACGACAAGCGCTTCCTCATGGTGATGAAGGGGGCCCCTGAGCGCATCCTAGAGAAATGCAGCACCATCATGATCAATGGCGAGGAGCACCCACTGGATGAGAGCACCGCCAAGGCCTTCCACACAGCCTACATGGAGCTGGGCGGGCTGGGCGAGCGTGTGCTGG GTTTCTGTCATCTCTACCTGCCAGCACACGAGTTTCCAGAAACCTACAAATTTGACACAGACGCGATGAACTTTCCGACCTCCAACCTCTGTTTCGTGGGACTCTTGTCAATGATCGATCCCCCTCGGTCCACTGTGCCAGATGCAGTCACCAAATGCCGGAGTGCAGGGATCAAG GTTATTATGGTTACTGGCGATCATCCCATCACAGCCAAAGCGATCGCCAAGAGTGTGGGGATCATTTCAGCCAACAGTGAAACAGTGGAAGACATTGCACGTCGCCTCAGCATTGCTGTGGAGCAAGTTAACAAATG GGATGCCAAGGCTGCTGTGGTGACTGGCATGGAGCTGAAGGACATGAGCTCGGAACAGGTGGATGAGATCTTAGCCAACTACCAGGAGATTGTCTTTGCCCGGACATCCCCCCAGCAGAAGCTGATCATTGTGGAGGGCTGTCAGAGGCAG GATGCCGTTGTTGCTGTGACAGGGGATGGAGTTAATGACTCTCCGGCTCTAAAGAAGGCAGACATTGGGGTTGCCATGGGGATAGCAGGTTCTGACGCAGCCAAAAACGCAGCCGACATGGTCTTGCTGGACGACAACTTTGCGTCCATCGTCACTGGGGTGGAGGAAG GTcgcctgatctttgacaacctcAAGAAGACGATTGCTTATACCCTGACCAAGAACATTGCTGAGCTGTGCCCCTTTCTGATCTACATCATCGTCGGGCTCCCTCTGCCCATTGGAACCATCACCATTCTGTTCATTGACTTGGGGACAGACATT ATCCCCTCCATCGCCTTGGCCTATGAGAAAGCTGAAAGTGACATCATGAACAGGAAACCTCGCCACAAGAAGAAGGACAGACTGGTGAACCAGCCGCTTGCCGTGTACTCGTACCTGCACATTG GCCTCATGCAAGCCCTGGGAGCTTTCCTTGTGTATTTCACTGTCTATGCACAGGAGGGCTTTCTGCCCCGCAGTCTCATTAACCTGCGGGTAGAATGGGAGAAGGACTACGTGAATGACTTGGAAGACAGCTATGGGCAGGAATGG ACAAGGTACCAGAGGGCATACCTAGAATGGACGGGCTACACGGCTTTCTTTGTTGGCATCCTAGTCCAGCAAATAGCAGATCTGATCATCAGGAAAACGCGGAGGAATTCCATCTTCCAACAGGGTCTCTTCAG AAATAAAGTCATCTGGGTGGGGATCGCCTCACAGATCGTCATTGGGCTGGTCCTCTCCTATGGCCTTGGAAGTGTCACAGCCTTGAGTTTCACCATGCTTAG GGCTCAGTACTGGTTTGTGGCTGTGCCGCACGCCATCCTGATCTGGGTGTATGACGAGGTGCGGAAGCTCTTCATCAGGCTCTACCCTGGAA GCTGGTGGGATAAGAACATGTATTATTAA